The DNA window GTAAGTTATGTAAATCAAATATCCAAACTTTCCTAGAATTCGCTTCTGACAAGCTTAGAGCTTTCAAGAAATGGCTTAAGTATGCTGAAGTAACTTCTCTTGAAGAACTGATGAATTTAAtggttcttgaagaatttaaaaggaAACTTCCCATTAATGTAATTCTCTGTATTGAAGATAGGCGGGAGAAAGATATACTAAAGGTTGCTTCCTTGGCTGACACTTATTCCTTAATACATAGGTCCATTCCTAATAAAAGAGCTGAGGTTTTTGTAAAACCAGTTTCAGGAAAATCCCAGATTTCGGTTGATAATCCCAATGGTTCTGATAATCCtaaatgtagttattgtaagaaaggacatactattcgtaattgtaaagaccctaaatgtaaaggatctgataatTACCGTAATGTTTTTATGAAACCCAACGTAAAATTTTCAACCTCCCAGAGTAAACCTGTTTCGCATGTGCAAGCAAATGTACCAGATGTGTTTGATGATTTTAAGTCTGAAGGTATAATAGCCTTGGGGGAGAAGGAACAGAAGTCTAAGGTCACTATACTACGAGACACTGGAGCTGCTTTAACTTTGTTGCATAGTAAGGCTTTACCTAATGTTGACAATAATCTAACTGGTAagaaggtggttgtaagggatcATACTGGTATCTCATCCATTCCCCTTGCCAGTGTCTACCTTGGTTGTCCACTTATAAAAGGGAAAGTTGAATTATGGGTGATTGATACAGAATTGCCAGTAAAAGGAGTTTCATTGCTATTGGGTAATTATTTAGCCGGGAAATTAATTGTACCAAATTCAATTGTCACTGATACCCCCATGGATGATAGGGTAGTTTTGGACAAACCTTTGATGGGTGATGAGAAGGTAGATCTTGAACAAGCCCCAACACACATAGTCACTCGGTCCCAAACAAGAGAAAGGGTAAATTCCTTTGAAGTAGATAGTGATTTCTTAGCTAAGGTAATGTCTAGAGATAAACTAATAGCTGCCCAGAGGTCAGATCAGATCAATCTTTATCTTGTTTGCATGATAAGGCTGTTGatataaaatctttgaataaatccccttctttttatcataataatggtatcCTAATGCGATTTTACTGTCCTTCTAACTATTCAAATCTTAATACCTGGAGTGAGAAATCCCAAATTGTTGTTCCTTCTTCAGTACGCACTCATATAATGGAAATTGCACATGATGGACCAGGTGGTCATTTGGGACAATACAAAACTTACTATAGAATACTTGATAAGTTCTATCAGCCTAATTTGAGGAAAGGCGTAGGAGATTTCATAAAGACATGTCATGTATGCCAAATAGCTGGCAAACCTAACCAAGTAATTCCTAAAGCCCCTTTACAGCCTATATTAGATCCACATGAGCCCTTTGAGAAATTAGTAATAGACTGTGTTGTACCCTTGCCCAAGACGAAAGGTGGTAACCAATATTTATTAACCCTTATGTGTCCCAGTACTCGTTTTCCAGAGGCCATTCCACTTAAGAATATATCTGCCAAAAATATTGCTAAACACCTTTCAAGTTTCTTTACTACTTACGGGATCCCCAAGGATATCCAAACTGATCGTGGTTCTAACTTTACAAGTAAACTCTTTTCAGAAATCCTTAAGGAATTAATCATAAAACATAGCTTATCATCTGCATATCATCCGGAATCTCAGGGAGTCCTTGAACGATGGCACCAAACCTTTAAAAgtatgtttaaatttttttgtttagaGAGCAATCTTGATTGGGATGAAGGAGTAAAGATTTTGTTGTTTGCTATACGTGAGTCCTCCCAGGAATCCCTTGGTATTTCTCCTTTTGAAATGGTATATGGGAGATTATTAAGAGGACCCCTTGCATTAATTAAAGATGAATGGTTAAAGCCCCCAGACTCTAATCAGACTGTAACTGTTCaacaatatttgagtaactttaAATAAACCCTTTCCAAAGTCCGTAAAATAGTCAGTGAAAACTTAAGCAAAGctcagattaaaatgaaaaatagttatgatCAAAAAACTAAAATTAGGAAGTTCAACCCAGGAGATCTTGTGTTAGCATATTTGCCTATCCCTGGATCCCCATTTTCTTACAAATTCTTTGGTCCATATAAAGTAGttaaaaatgtcaataaccatacctATGTGATTGAAACCCCTGATAGAAAGAAAAGTACTCAAATTATCCATGCCAATCTGCTTAAAAGGTATCATTCCAGGAATGCTGAAACTGGTTATGGAGACAAAATTGTTAATGTCAAGGTCAAAGACGAGAAACCTGAAGTAAGTGAACCTGAATTCATCTATTTGTGGCATTTTGTAGATAATTGTGCCACTCTGAAAgactttgaaaactcatgtcaacatctttctccttttttttacttatttactcATACCCAGAACTTTATGAGGAAAATCCAGGTCAGTGTACAGTCCTCACACTTGACATTGAACTCCTACCAGGAACTGCTCCCATCCGACAACACCCTTATCGCATCAGCGCGATCAAGAAACTAGTGATGAAAGAAGAAGTGGAATATCTTCTGAGA is part of the Palaemon carinicauda isolate YSFRI2023 chromosome 15, ASM3689809v2, whole genome shotgun sequence genome and encodes:
- the LOC137654095 gene encoding uncharacterized protein, translated to MEKAKLELEGSLTIKVEQERASINLQNRQMEQELSPFDLTKIIKLVPLFTEYESEDYFRVFEETANHLNWPAEQWAWLLKPKLSGKAAKVVRHLDDTKDYKQVKKAILDVFSITEEGYRQAFRKLCKSNIQTFLEFASDKLRAFKKWLKYAEVTSLEELMNLMVLEEFKRKLPINVILCIEDRREKDILKVASLADTYSLIHRSIPNKRAEVFVKPVSGKSQISVDNPNGSDNPKCSYCKKGHTIRNCKDPKCKGSDNYRNVFMKPNVKFSTSQSKPVSHVQANVPDVFDDFKSEGIIALGEKEQKSKVTILRDTGAALTLLHSKALPNVDNNLTGKKVVVRDHTGISSIPLASVYLGCPLIKGKVELWVIDTELPVKGVSLLLGNYLAGKLIVPNSIVTDTPMDDRVVLDKPLMGDEKVDLEQAPTHIVTRSQTRERVNSFEVDSDFLAKVMSRDKLIAAQRSDQINLYLVCMIRLLI